Part of the Salvia splendens chloroplast, complete genome genome, GGGCGAACGACGGGAATTGAACCCGCGCGTGGTGGATTCACAATCCACTGCCTTGATCCACTTGGCTACATCCGCCCCTCTACTATAAATTAGATTTCGAATTTTTCTATTTATTTACTTTTTTATTTATGAATTCAGTTTTTCAATTAAAATTTTTTTAGAAATTGTAAAACAAAAGATAGAATTTCAATCATTTTTTTTTTTATTTTCTTTCTTTATTCTCGAATAGAAAGAATAAAGTACAATATTACTAGAAAATATGGAAAAGGACTCCTAAATTGAAAAGAAAATAAAGGAGCAATAAACCCTCTTTTGATAGAACAAGTAAAGGGTTTATTGCTCCTTATGTTTATCTATTCTATTTTCAAAAACTCCTACACACTAAAAACAAGTCTTAGCCATTTGTTGGAGCTTCGATAGCAGCTAGGTCTAGAGGGAAGTTATGAGCATTACGTTCATGCATAACTTCCATACCAAGGTTAGCACGGTTGATGATATCAGCCCAAGTATTAATTACACGGCCTTGACTATCAACTACAGATTGGTTGAAGTTGAAACCGTTTAGGTTGAATGCCATGGTGCTGATACCTAAAGCAGTGAACCAGATACCGACTACAGGCCAAGCAGCTAGGAAGAAGTGTAATGAACGAGAGTTGTTGAAACTAGCATATTGGAAGATCAATCGGCCAAAGTAACCATGAGCGGCTACGATATTATAAGTTTCTTCCTCTTGCCCGAATCTGTAACCTTCATTAGCAGATTCATTTTCTGTGGTTTCCCTGATCAAACTAGAAGTTACCAAGGAACCATGCATAGCACTGAATAGGGAGCCGCCGAATACACCAGCTACACCTAACATATGAAATGGGTGCATAAGGATGTTGTGCTCAGCCTGGAATACAATCATGAAGTTGAAAGTACCAGAAATCCCTAGAGGCATACCATCAGAAAAACTCCCTTGACCTATTGGGTAGATCAAGAAAACAGCGGTAGCAGCTGCAACAGGAGCTGAATACGCAACAGCAATCCAAGGGCGCATACCCAAACGGAAACTAAGCTCCCACTCACGACCCATGTAACAAGCTACACCAAGTAAAAAGTGTAGAACAATTAGTTCATAAGGACCGCCGTTGTATAACCATTCATCAACGGATGCTGCTTCCCAAATTGGGTAAAAGTGCAAACCGATAGCTGCAGAAGTAGGAATAATGGCACCTGAGATAATATTGTTTCCGTAAAGTAGAGATCCAGAAACAGGCTCACGAATACCATCAATATCTACTGGAGGAGCAGCAATGAAGGCAATAATAAATACAGAAGTTGCGGTCAATAAGGTAGGGATCATCAAAACACCAAACCATCCAATGTAAAGACGGTTTTCGGTACTGGTTATCCAGTTGCAGAAGCGACCCCATAGGCTTTCGCTTTCGCGTCTCTCTAAAATTGCAGTCATGGTAAAATCTTGGTTTATTTAATCATCAGGGACTCCCAAGCACACAAATTTTCTATACTATAAATAGAAAATGGAAGGCTTGTTATTCAACAGTATAACATGACCTATATGTTCGTGTCAACCAATGCCAATAACTATCTAGATCCATTCGCATTTATTATATTCTAACTAAATGAAGTGGATTACAAAAAGAAAATATGTATTTCTATACATAGAATTTCGATACGACAGTGGGTTGCCCGGGATTCGAACCCGGAACTAGTCGGATGGAGTAGATAATTTCTTTGTTATTTTGTTACGTTTACTAAATAAAGAAAAACCCCTCCCCAAGCCGTGCTTGCATT contains:
- the psbA gene encoding photosystem II protein D1, whose protein sequence is MTAILERRESESLWGRFCNWITSTENRLYIGWFGVLMIPTLLTATSVFIIAFIAAPPVDIDGIREPVSGSLLYGNNIISGAIIPTSAAIGLHFYPIWEAASVDEWLYNGGPYELIVLHFLLGVACYMGREWELSFRLGMRPWIAVAYSAPVAAATAVFLIYPIGQGSFSDGMPLGISGTFNFMIVFQAEHNILMHPFHMLGVAGVFGGSLFSAMHGSLVTSSLIRETTENESANEGYRFGQEEETYNIVAAHGYFGRLIFQYASFNNSRSLHFFLAAWPVVGIWFTALGISTMAFNLNGFNFNQSVVDSQGRVINTWADIINRANLGMEVMHERNAHNFPLDLAAIEAPTNG